The genome window AGGGCTTCGTGCTTTTGGCGGTGCTAACAGTGCTGTTCTTTTTGGCTGCCAGCCGCTTGTGGCAGGAAGTGGAGGCTTGAGATGCCCAATGCGCATTTTGGAACTGTCGAGGTCATCGTGTTTGGGGTGGTGTTTGCCTGGCTGGCCTACGCGGGCTACCGCCTGTGGACGGCCACCTTCAGCCCGACGGCCCGCTGGGTGGGTGTTGCGTTTGTGGCCCTGGCAGCTTTAGGGCTGGCCCAGGATCTGTTCGATCTCAATCGGCAGTCGGTTAATGCCGGGGTGGTGGTGGCCGATGCTGGTGTGGTGAGTGGGGTAGTGGTGGTGAGCGGTGGCGGGGTCTGTATCCAGTGTGACCGTCGCCTGGACGGTGGCAGATACCGCTTGCGCGGTGGCTGGGTTGCGGGGGAGTATACCCTGCGACCGCAGGGGACTCAGCCCTATGCCATCGGGTACGAGAGTGGCGTGGCGCGCCTCGAGGACACCCCTTTGAAGCCTGGCTGCACCACGGGTTTTATATCCGAAGAAGCCCGGCTGGAATTCGCCGGTGCCAGCGAGGTGGTGCTCGAGGTGGGCCCCGGGGCTAGCTGTGTAAACTGAGCTGTAGCGCAATCTACCCGATGACGCAGGCACAGACTTAGACCATGAGGTGAGGAAAGATGCTGGATGTACTGCTGCAACCTACCAACTTTTTTCGAGCCCTGGCCGAGCGCAAACCCAACCTGGTAGCCCCCTTTTTCATCGTGATTGCGGCCACCGCAGCGGCTTCGCTGGGGCAGGTGTTGCTGGTTCGATTATTGCCCGGCCTGCTGCCTGGGGGCTGGGTGGTGCAGATGGTGCTGGCCCTGGTGGGCGGGGTGGTGGTCGGCATGATCCTCTGGGGACTGGGCGGGCTCATCATTCGCCTGCTGGCCGGGCCGGATAGCCGGGCCTGGGAGGTGTATGGCTGGGCCAACGTCCCGGCCTTGCTGGTGGGGCTGGTGCTGATCCCCTTTGGGGCTTTGTTTCCAGTAACCGCCGATCTGCCCCCGGTGCCGCCCATGACCGATGTCGAGGCGGTGCGGGCCTGGCAGCGGGAGTACCAGCAGGTGGTGGGCTCTGCATTGGGAACCCGTGTGCTGCAAGGATTGGGGCTTCTGGCTTCCGTCTGGTCGTTCTGGATTATCTGGTCGGGCCTGCGGGTGCTGGCCCCGGCTCGAGCCCTCTGGGCCACGCTGGCAGTGGCTGCGGTTTCGTTGGCTTTTTCGTTGTGGGGTATCCTGGCTCAGGGTTAAGGGCTGCAACTGGAGGCAATAAGCATGAAACGTTGGTTCTGGGCTCTTTTGGTAGCCCTGTCGCTGGGTTTGACCCTGCTGGGCCTGCTGCGCCCGAGGGCCGAGCAGGGCCTTTCCGTCAACGTGGTGCGGGTGGAGCGGGGCGAGTTTATTCGGGAAGTACGGGCCAGTGGCACAGTAGAGGCGCGGGTCTATACCCTGACCTTCTCGCGGCCGGGGCGGGTAGCCGAGGTGCGGGTGAAGGAAGGGCAGGCGGTGCAGGCCGGTCAGGTGCTGGCGGTGCTCGAGACCGTCAACGAAACCGCACAGCTTCAGGCCGCCCGCGAGAGCCTGCAAGCCCTGCAGGCGCGGGCCCAGGCCCAGGAGACCGAGTTTGCCAGCAACCGCACCCGCTTGCAAAACCAGCTCCAGGAGGCCCGGCGCAACCTAGGCCTGTTGAAAGCCCTGCTGGCCGTGGGCGGGGTGGC of Meiothermus sp. contains these proteins:
- a CDS encoding YIP1 family protein produces the protein MLDVLLQPTNFFRALAERKPNLVAPFFIVIAATAAASLGQVLLVRLLPGLLPGGWVVQMVLALVGGVVVGMILWGLGGLIIRLLAGPDSRAWEVYGWANVPALLVGLVLIPFGALFPVTADLPPVPPMTDVEAVRAWQREYQQVVGSALGTRVLQGLGLLASVWSFWIIWSGLRVLAPARALWATLAVAAVSLAFSLWGILAQG